AATAGGCTATTAATGTGCAATAAGCTTAGGTGAGCACACGAGTAATATAAAACGCAAATTTGATATCAAACATTTAGTCTATTATCAATTTGTCGTATCTCAACGTCGTGTCGTGTTTATTTAATAAAATGTAGCAGTCTATTATTGGCAGGCATAGCAATATCTTCTTGAAGTGTTAGCCCTTGTAGCTTTGCTAATTGGCTGATCCATTCAATATCGCGGATACCACTATCAGGGTTATTATGTTGCAGCCATAAATTAAATTGTTGATTACTGTCACTGGTAAATTGGCCCTGATAATTAAATGGACCATAGATGACCAGTGAGCCGGAGTCAGCCAATACATGACCAACACCGACAAAAAAAGCTTCAACCATTGTCTTACTCATAATATGCAGCGTATTTGCGGTGAATATAGCGTCAATTTGTGACGTAAACTGAGGCCAAGGTTGTATTACATCCAGTGGGATAGCATGTTGTAAATTGGGTGATGTTTGTATATTGAGCCGAGATTGCAGGGTAGGCAAATAATGTTGTTGATCGCTGGGTTGCCAGCGTGCATGCGGAAGATGCTTGGCAAAGTAGACGCTGTGTTGACCTGTGCCACTGCCTATTTCGAGTATATTAACCCTATTGGCAAACCACTCTGCTAATAGAGTTAATATTGGCTGCTTATTATTGTCACAAGCTTGTGAAAAAGGCAGTTGTTCTAATGATAATGATTGAGGCATTACGAGATATCAATTCTATCCATTTCTAATTGCTGTAATGCTATCACCGCTTGGGTACGATTGCGAACGCCTAGTTTACGAAATATTGCCGTTGCATGCGCTTTAATAGTAGCTTCTGACACCCCAAAATCATAAGCAATTTGTTTGTTGAGTAAACCTTCAGCAAACATCTGTAACACCCGATATTGTTGCGGGGTTAAATCAGATAATCGATTAGCCATTTTGTCAGTTGGATCATCAGGGACTTTCACAATCTGAGTCCCTTTTGGTAACCAAATATCACCATCTAATACCGCATTTAGCGCATCGGTCAAGGCTTCCATGGAAGCTGACTTAGGAATAAAGCCACTGCTACCATAATGAATTGCTCTGCTTATGGTATTGATGTCTTCATGGGCAGAAATCACAACTACAGGGATGTCAGGATGATGAGTTCTAAGGTGGATAAGTGTTGAGTAACCGTGTGAACCTGGCATTTGTAGGTCAAGTAAAATCAAGTCAAATGAGGTCTCTTTTTCATCAAGAACCTTTTGTAATGCTTCGGCACTGTCTGCCTCAAACCATTGCGTGTTTTCAAATGCATTACTCAGTGCTAGCCTTAAGGCGTTACGAAATAATGGATGGTCATCGGCAATGATGATGTTTAAATTTTCGAGCTTCATGGCGTTTTTTATTCTATGTTGCACGTGAAGATAAACTCAATGTAACAGAAAAGTAATCGAGTATTCTATTGCTTTATACCACTTTGTGATTGATTTTGAATAAAAACAGTAAAACTATAGACTTTAGTCGAGTGAATAAAATGATAATGCAGCCAACAGGCTGCATTAGAAAACGCGTATATTAATTGTGCGGCCACACTTGGGTTGGATTTCTGTCTTCATCTACTGCAACAAAAGTAAACACTCCACGTATGGCATGTTCGCGATGATCTGTGTACATATCTTCTACATAAATGTTCACTTCAACTTTGAGGGATGTATTACCGACATAAATCACATTGGCAATGAGTTCTGCCAAGCTGCCAGCGGGTATCGCCTTTTTAAAATCGATACGATCGGAACTCACAGTCACTAACGATTTACGGCAAAAACGGGTGGCGGCGATAAAGGCTGTTTCGTCCATCCATGCTAACGCATCACCACCAAATAAGGTGTTATGGTGATTGGTATTAGAAGGGAAAATGGCCTTAATAACACGCGCTTCAGATTGAGAAATACGTGCTGCAATGTCATCAGGGAAATGGTTTTGTGTTTGTGCGGGGTTTTGAGCAAGGGACATACAACTACCTAATGTTATGCAGATCAATAAAGAATTAAGCGAAAAAAGCAGCGTATTGTACTGTATTGAGCTTATCAATGTCGATGTTGTAGTCCTTATTTAGCAGGTAAGGGCCTACAGGTGTAAACCCTTATCGTTAATTACGTTACTGAATCGTGTCAACGGTATTATTCAATTAGCGTAATGTGGGTAAATGAGGGATTTTTACTGAGCACGTCAATTGATTTTATATCGGTTAAAATCACTTCTACCGCTTGCTGTTGTTGATTAATGCCTGCGATGGCTTCGTGTTTTTGTTGATCGCGGCTAATATACAATGTTCGATCAAATTGACCTTGTATATGGGTTCCATCTGTTAATGTCAGCTTAACCATATAGCGATATAAACAGATGATCTCGATGTAATCGTAACTCTCACATTTAATAGGGCTCATGTCATTTCCTATTTAGCGATTAATAACGTAGTAATACTGTTGATACCATTTGCTTGTTTGCATTTAGAGTCACAATATATAAACGATCAAACTCACTGGCGTCATCAATTGGTAGCTGCTTGTCAGCTCCGAGTCCTTCGACTAAACCTGTCGAAGTATTACTGTGACCGACCACCAGAATATTCCCTTGCTCAGTTAATAGCTGTTGGGTAAAAGCGGCCATATCGCGAGGATCATAAATACTCAATTCCACTTGTTGATCTTGGGTAACGGCAGTGGCCGTTTCACGAGTTCGGTTATAGTCTGTTGAGTACACTTTATTTAACGACGTGCTGGATAACACTGTCGCTAAACGTAGGGCTCGTAATTTTCCTTGTTCGGATAAATCGGGATCTTTACCGTCAAGTTTTTCTGCATGTCGAACTATAAAAATAACTTGATTGCTGGTGGCATTGTTAAGCGTAACTTGAGCGGTTACTGGCGATTGCGCCATTAACGATACACTTATTAAGCTCATAAAGCCGATAAGTATTCTGGTGGTTGATTGTCTCATGTTATTAATCCGCTAAATAATATTCGATGGTTGATACCACACGTACCTGCTTGATGTAGGGCGTATTCTTATCTCTATTATTAATGCT
This region of Shewanella livingstonensis genomic DNA includes:
- a CDS encoding DUF938 domain-containing protein, which translates into the protein MPQSLSLEQLPFSQACDNNKQPILTLLAEWFANRVNILEIGSGTGQHSVYFAKHLPHARWQPSDQQHYLPTLQSRLNIQTSPNLQHAIPLDVIQPWPQFTSQIDAIFTANTLHIMSKTMVEAFFVGVGHVLADSGSLVIYGPFNYQGQFTSDSNQQFNLWLQHNNPDSGIRDIEWISQLAKLQGLTLQEDIAMPANNRLLHFIK
- a CDS encoding response regulator transcription factor: MKLENLNIIIADDHPLFRNALRLALSNAFENTQWFEADSAEALQKVLDEKETSFDLILLDLQMPGSHGYSTLIHLRTHHPDIPVVVISAHEDINTISRAIHYGSSGFIPKSASMEALTDALNAVLDGDIWLPKGTQIVKVPDDPTDKMANRLSDLTPQQYRVLQMFAEGLLNKQIAYDFGVSEATIKAHATAIFRKLGVRNRTQAVIALQQLEMDRIDIS
- a CDS encoding acyl-CoA thioesterase translates to MSLAQNPAQTQNHFPDDIAARISQSEARVIKAIFPSNTNHHNTLFGGDALAWMDETAFIAATRFCRKSLVTVSSDRIDFKKAIPAGSLAELIANVIYVGNTSLKVEVNIYVEDMYTDHREHAIRGVFTFVAVDEDRNPTQVWPHN
- a CDS encoding Rho-binding antiterminator; amino-acid sequence: MSPIKCESYDYIEIICLYRYMVKLTLTDGTHIQGQFDRTLYISRDQQKHEAIAGINQQQQAVEVILTDIKSIDVLSKNPSFTHITLIE
- a CDS encoding SixA phosphatase family protein, which codes for MRQSTTRILIGFMSLISVSLMAQSPVTAQVTLNNATSNQVIFIVRHAEKLDGKDPDLSEQGKLRALRLATVLSSTSLNKVYSTDYNRTRETATAVTQDQQVELSIYDPRDMAAFTQQLLTEQGNILVVGHSNTSTGLVEGLGADKQLPIDDASEFDRLYIVTLNANKQMVSTVLLRY